From a single Negativicutes bacterium genomic region:
- a CDS encoding MATE family efflux transporter, with protein sequence MTTTLTRPNSSLLKLSWPILLELLLQILVGNVDQLMISHYSQPAVAAIGNANQIINIVIILLTVTSTANTILLSQYLGARNNLKIAEICTVSLVLNALFSLMTSVVLLLFGKTLLQWLQVPVDILEEASLYLKIVGGGIILQGIYFSLVSSFRGFSYIKMTLVVSIIMNIFHVGSNYVLIFGMGAIPALGVLGVSISTNLSKFLGLVILLVLFFRYLKIELSWRYLKPFPWDSAKKILSIAVPSGAETLSYQLSQTFIMKIVNVFGLIVINTKIYVYIMAMFCYSYALAISAAMQIVMGYLIGEKNFGQVSTTVWKAVGIATLITGLITTTLYFNSDIVFRIFTDNEEILKLGQQIFFIEIFLEIGRAVNIVMVRALQAAGDIKTPVTVGIGGMWFIAVFGAYILGIVLNFGLVGVWIAMALDEIIRALIFIYRWQSGRWQQKILIN encoded by the coding sequence ATGACGACAACGCTAACAAGACCAAATAGCTCATTATTAAAATTATCATGGCCAATATTGTTGGAATTACTGTTACAGATATTAGTTGGTAATGTTGATCAGCTTATGATAAGTCATTATTCGCAACCGGCAGTGGCAGCGATTGGCAATGCTAATCAAATTATTAATATTGTGATTATTTTATTAACGGTGACCAGTACTGCCAATACGATTTTACTGAGTCAATATTTAGGAGCGAGAAATAATTTAAAAATAGCAGAAATCTGTACAGTCTCATTAGTGTTAAATGCCTTATTCAGCTTAATGACCAGTGTAGTGCTGTTATTGTTTGGCAAAACATTGTTACAGTGGTTACAAGTACCGGTTGATATCTTAGAAGAAGCTAGCTTGTATTTGAAAATAGTTGGTGGAGGCATAATTTTACAAGGAATATATTTTTCCTTGGTATCGAGTTTTCGTGGGTTTTCTTATATTAAAATGACATTAGTGGTGTCAATTATTATGAATATTTTCCATGTTGGTAGCAACTATGTGCTTATTTTTGGAATGGGCGCTATTCCGGCACTAGGCGTATTAGGGGTGTCAATATCAACGAACCTAAGTAAGTTTTTAGGACTAGTTATTTTGCTGGTTTTATTTTTTAGGTATTTAAAAATTGAGCTTAGCTGGCGGTATCTAAAACCATTTCCTTGGGATAGTGCGAAAAAAATATTGTCTATTGCAGTGCCGTCAGGAGCTGAAACCTTATCATATCAACTTTCGCAGACTTTTATTATGAAAATTGTTAATGTTTTTGGCTTAATTGTGATTAACACCAAAATTTATGTCTATATTATGGCAATGTTTTGTTATAGCTATGCCTTAGCGATATCAGCAGCAATGCAAATTGTTATGGGCTATTTAATTGGTGAGAAAAACTTTGGACAAGTTAGTACAACGGTTTGGAAAGCCGTCGGTATTGCTACTCTTATTACCGGTTTGATTACCACGACATTATATTTTAATAGTGATATAGTTTTTAGGATTTTTACTGATAATGAAGAAATTTTAAAATTAGGACAGCAAATATTTTTCATTGAAATTTTCCTGGAAATCGGGCGAGCGGTAAATATTGTAATGGTTAGAGCACTACAAGCCGCCGGTGATATTAAAACGCCGGTGACAGTGGGGATTGGCGGAATGTGGTTTATTGCGGTATTTGGTGCTTATATCCTAGGAATTGTTTTAAATTTTGGATTGGTTGGGGTCTGGATTGCGATGGCACTAGATGAAATTATAAGGGCATTAATTTTTATTTATCGCTGGCAAAGCGGTAGATGGCAACAGAAAATTTTAATCAACTAA